Proteins encoded in a region of the Deinococcota bacterium genome:
- the gltX gene encoding glutamate--tRNA ligase has protein sequence MVVTRIAPSPTGDPHVGTAYMALFDYAFAKQQGGTFILRVEDTDRKRYNPESEARVLDALSWLGLEPDESPTTGGPNAPYRQTERLEIYQRHVQRLLGEGKAYRAFETPDELEAIRHDLQRRGLGHGYDGRGRQLSREESERRAASGEPFVVRLITPDEGETVVKDLLRGDIHIPNREVPDAVLLKSDGLPTYHLAVVVDDHLMGVSHAVRGEEWIPTAPIHVLLYRAFGWEEPQWVHMPLLKNAEGKKLSKRKDDVNLDAYRRQGVLPEALLNYLGTMGWSMPDGREFFSLGDMIRHFSFERVSLGGSIFDPKRLKHYNAKYLRDLPLEDLAERVKPFLAEAGVLPQDERYLLDVLDITRKRVETLAEFPKAVAYFFSDDFPFEAEAKKRLAAGQKYLEDLEREFARLEDYDEDSIDDMLHDYVQAQSVGMGKVLQPLRVALTGTMQAPGITELVSALGRDRVLTRLGRALAYITAGLPDDRPVRPEEAKVASRAGARE, from the coding sequence GTGGTAGTAACACGCATTGCACCCTCACCCACCGGCGACCCGCACGTCGGCACCGCCTATATGGCGCTTTTTGATTACGCATTTGCCAAGCAGCAGGGCGGCACCTTCATCCTCCGGGTCGAGGACACCGACCGGAAACGCTACAACCCCGAATCGGAAGCGCGCGTTCTGGACGCGCTCTCCTGGCTCGGCCTCGAGCCCGACGAGAGCCCGACGACGGGCGGGCCAAACGCTCCTTACCGGCAGACCGAGCGCCTGGAGATCTATCAGCGGCACGTTCAGCGGCTTTTGGGCGAGGGCAAGGCCTACCGCGCCTTCGAGACGCCAGACGAGCTCGAGGCCATCCGCCATGACTTGCAGCGGCGCGGTCTCGGCCACGGCTACGACGGGCGGGGACGGCAGCTGAGCCGCGAGGAGTCGGAGCGGCGCGCGGCCTCGGGCGAGCCCTTTGTCGTCCGGCTGATCACCCCGGACGAGGGCGAGACGGTCGTCAAAGACCTCCTGCGCGGCGACATCCACATCCCCAACCGCGAGGTACCCGACGCGGTGCTCTTAAAGAGCGACGGCCTGCCCACCTACCATCTGGCGGTGGTGGTAGACGATCACCTCATGGGGGTGAGCCACGCCGTGCGCGGCGAGGAGTGGATTCCCACCGCGCCCATCCACGTCCTGCTCTACCGGGCCTTTGGCTGGGAGGAACCCCAGTGGGTGCATATGCCCCTTCTCAAGAACGCCGAGGGCAAGAAGCTCAGCAAGCGCAAGGACGACGTCAACTTAGACGCCTACCGCCGTCAGGGCGTCCTGCCCGAGGCGCTCCTCAACTACCTGGGCACCATGGGCTGGAGCATGCCCGACGGGCGGGAGTTCTTCAGTCTGGGGGACATGATCAGGCACTTCTCCTTCGAGCGCGTGTCGCTGGGCGGCTCGATCTTCGACCCCAAGCGCCTCAAGCACTACAACGCCAAGTACCTCCGCGACCTCCCGCTTGAGGACCTCGCCGAACGGGTCAAGCCTTTTCTTGCCGAGGCGGGCGTCCTGCCGCAGGACGAGCGCTATCTGCTCGACGTGCTCGACATCACCAGGAAGCGGGTCGAGACCTTGGCGGAGTTTCCCAAGGCCGTCGCCTACTTTTTCAGCGACGACTTCCCCTTCGAGGCGGAGGCCAAGAAGAGGCTCGCGGCCGGTCAGAAGTATCTCGAAGACCTCGAGCGCGAGTTCGCCCGGCTCGAGGACTACGACGAGGATTCGATCGACGACATGCTCCACGACTATGTGCAGGCGCAGTCGGTGGGCATGGGCAAGGTCCTGCAGCCGCTGCGCGTGGCCCTGACCGGCACCATGCAGGCCCCTGGCATCACCGAACTCGTCAGCGCCCTCGGCCGTGACCGAGTCCTGACACGTCTCGGTCGGGCGCTCGCCTATATCACCGCGGGCCTGCCCGACGACCGGCCCGTCAGGCCCGAAGAGGCCAAGGTAGCGAGCAGGGCGGGGGCGAGAGAGTGA
- a CDS encoding GNAT family N-acetyltransferase, with the protein MPTAVEANVRFARPSDIPTLKALDPWPRERAWRHKVEAQEVIALELTGRVAGLARYAVLWTTVPFLELIFIEEPYRGKGHSRRMLEFLKAHLRKEGYVALLSSSQTDEPRPQAWHVHMGFRSNGIIEHIADDNVGELVYRTAL; encoded by the coding sequence ATGCCCACAGCCGTAGAGGCGAACGTCCGCTTTGCCCGACCGTCGGACATCCCTACGCTAAAGGCGCTCGATCCCTGGCCGCGCGAGCGCGCCTGGCGGCACAAGGTAGAGGCGCAGGAAGTCATCGCGCTCGAGCTCACGGGCCGCGTCGCCGGGCTGGCGCGCTACGCTGTGTTATGGACGACGGTGCCGTTTCTCGAGCTGATCTTTATCGAAGAACCCTACCGGGGCAAAGGCCATTCCCGGCGGATGCTCGAGTTTTTAAAAGCGCACCTGCGCAAGGAGGGCTACGTCGCCCTGCTCAGCTCGTCGCAGACCGACGAGCCCCGTCCTCAAGCCTGGCACGTCCACATGGGCTTCCGCTCGAACGGCATCATCGAGCACATCGCCGACGACAATGTGGGCGAGCTTGTCTACCGCACGGCCTTGTAG
- the ftsY gene encoding signal recognition particle-docking protein FtsY, translating to MSWFDRLKQGLSKTRDVLTGDAPLVGKTWEMDWDDLEFALIAADTGAKIAAEVVSETKRERERGVSFQEALEKALMDQLERDRMRQKLRRVGFELDVSRNMVEVRGKAIMVVGVNGVGKTTTIAKLGQYYTGYGKRVMFAAGDTFRAAATAQLSVWGERLSIPTVTGPDGSDPAAVAFDAAQARAARGRDLLFVDTAGRLHTKHNLMEELKKVKRVITRADPGEPGEVWLVLDAVTGQNGLEQARKFHEAVGVTGVIVSKLDGTAKGGILLPIVRELDLPIKFIGVGERAEDLQPYDAAAFVKAMLDMPQPAGAR from the coding sequence GTGAGCTGGTTCGACCGCCTCAAGCAGGGCCTCAGCAAGACGCGCGATGTCCTCACCGGCGACGCACCCCTGGTCGGCAAGACCTGGGAGATGGACTGGGACGACCTCGAGTTCGCGCTGATCGCCGCCGACACGGGCGCCAAGATCGCCGCCGAGGTGGTGAGTGAGACGAAGCGGGAGCGCGAACGCGGCGTGAGCTTCCAGGAGGCGCTCGAGAAGGCGCTGATGGATCAGCTCGAGCGCGACAGGATGCGCCAGAAGCTGCGCCGCGTCGGCTTCGAGCTCGACGTCAGCCGCAACATGGTCGAGGTAAGGGGCAAGGCGATCATGGTGGTCGGCGTCAACGGCGTCGGCAAGACCACCACCATCGCCAAACTCGGCCAGTACTACACGGGCTACGGCAAGCGGGTGATGTTCGCCGCCGGCGACACCTTCCGCGCCGCGGCGACCGCCCAGCTTTCTGTCTGGGGCGAGCGGCTGAGCATCCCCACCGTCACCGGGCCCGACGGCTCGGACCCGGCCGCGGTGGCCTTCGACGCCGCGCAAGCCAGAGCCGCCCGGGGCCGCGACCTGCTCTTCGTGGACACCGCCGGCCGCCTCCACACCAAGCACAACCTGATGGAGGAACTGAAGAAGGTCAAGCGGGTGATCACCCGGGCCGACCCGGGCGAGCCGGGGGAGGTGTGGCTGGTCCTTGACGCCGTCACCGGGCAAAACGGTCTCGAGCAGGCCAGAAAGTTCCACGAGGCCGTCGGCGTCACCGGCGTCATCGTCAGCAAACTGGACGGCACCGCCAAGGGCGGCATCCTCTTGCCCATCGTGCGCGAGCTGGATTTGCCCATCAAGTTCATCGGCGTGGGCGAAAGGGCCGAGGACCTGCAACCCTACGACGCGGCGGCCTTTGTCAAGGCGATGCTCGACATGCCGCAACCGGCGGGAGCCAGGTAG